The following are encoded together in the Solenopsis invicta isolate M01_SB chromosome 14, UNIL_Sinv_3.0, whole genome shotgun sequence genome:
- the LOC105193067 gene encoding transcription initiation factor TFIID subunit 12, with protein MASLVADYGTSSGSDGETDDVSDNAFKGAEKVESEREEDEEEEENDRDNVRITETTASKEKLPLPTPDFNSAPTLLRTSVFLNPFVEAERAKSAILEKHVKMTPTLDDTKMINGRKICWNYRKGRCRFGHNCTFAHDSDLHRSAAELEALRTPQETLVCQTRYNGQQQQQQQQQQQQQIMPPMNDDENEVDQENNQTANRKRKKRPGLCQLLLPSKKVYKQFKAQQQQQQTKTR; from the exons ATGGCTTCCTTGGTTGCGGATTACGGAACCTCCTCTGGCTCGGACGGCGAGACGGACGACGTTTCGGACAATGC CTTTAAGGGTGCGGAGAAGGTGGAGTCGGAGAGAGAGGAGgatgaggaagaggaggagaacgATAGGGATAACGTGAGGATAACTGAAACAACAGCTTCCAAAGAAAAGCTTCCATTGCCCACGCCAGACTTCAACAGCGCGCCCACGTTACTGAGGACCTCGGTGTTTCTGAATCCATTCGTCGAGGCGGAGCGGGCGAAGAGCGCAATCCTGGAGAAGCACGTGAAAATGACGCCCACATTGGACGACACAAAAATGATAAACGGACGCAAAATCTGCTGGAACTATCGGAAGGGTCGCTGCCGTTTCGGCCACAACTGTACCTTTGCACACGACTCGGATCTACATCGCAGCGCTGCCGAATTGGAGGCCCTGCGGACACCGCAAGAGACGTTAGTCTGTCAAACTAGATATAATgggcagcaacagcaacaacaacaacaacaacaacaacaacagatAATGCCGCCCATGAACGACGACGAAAACGAGGTGGACCAGGAGAACAATCAGACAGCGAATAGAAAGCGTAAGAAGAGGCCCGGCCTGTGCCAACTGTTGCTTCCGAGTAAGAAAGTCTATAAGCAGTTCAAAgcgcaacagcagcaacaacaaacCAAAACTAGATGA